CTCTGCCGGGCGAAGAGGGCGTCGATGCGCGATTGCAGCCGGCGTTTTTCCTCCATCAACCGCGAAGCGGAGCGGGCCGCTTCCGGAGTGAGTTGGGAGAGGTGAATCCCCGACTCGGGGCCCGCCCCCGACGCATATTCCTTGCGGTCGGTGTGATCGGCCACCCGCCTCCAGCCTCCGTGAGGTTCCAGAATTTCAATCGCGTAGCGCGTGGGCACGCGATCAGGAACCACCCGGTCGCGATCCGTGCTCCAAACCACGCGATCGATGTTCACTTCACGCGGGAATTCGATTTCCACCCAGCCTTGTCCCGGCGTGCTGGAGATCCAATTCCGGGCGCTGCCGTAACTTCCGTCGATCAAATGCTCCGGCTTGTGGAGCGGTGAATCGAGATAAACGCCCGAAGCTTTGATGACGACGCCAGACTGGGAAGGCGCCGCGTTGAGGGGGTTGTCGCCGGAAGTGAAGACTTCGATTTCATCCAGAGCGGGTTCCAGACTGCTGCACGCGGAAATGGTGAAGCGCAGTTTCCGTGTGGACACCGCATGGAAACGGTCGGAGTTGCGGCGGGCGTTGGCGGGGGGGCGCAAGGGCAATCGTTCCAAAACGGTTTGCAACTGATCGGGCGATTCTCCGGCCGCGATCGCATACGCCACGGGAAATCGGTCTTTGAACACGCCGTCCCGGTCGCGGCTCCAGCGAATACGATCCACCACCTGACTTTCCGCGAACTCGAAAAGCACCCAGCCCTTGCCGGCTTCATCGGACATCCAACTGAAGCTGTTGCCATACCGCCCGTCATTGAGGAACGCCAGTTGGTGGGAATCCGACGTGCGGCTGCCCGAAGCGCGGGTTTTCGTGCCGAGCGAAGCGAGGGCCACATTCGACGACGTCGAACCTGCCGTGAAAATCTCAAATTCATCCACACAGGGCTCGATCAACCCGAGCGTCGGATGCGTGGCGGTATCAAAGACGCTGAATTTCACAAAGCGGGCGCGTTGGGCTGGAAACCGTGCTTCGTTCAGCTCCGGTTTGGCGGGCGGCACGGGATCGGAGTTCGGGCGGGCGGGCGGTTCATACCGGACCAGCGAGTCGTCCATGGCCGCGACCTTGAACTTGAGTTCCTCCGCCTCACGGGCGAGCGCCAGGGCGGACGGAGTACGACTGGCTCTTTCGCCGTAACGAACACCCGAGAGAATCGCTTGCAGCGAGTAATAATCCCGCGTTGGGATGGGATCGAATTTATGATGGTGACAGCGCGCGCAGCCAATGGTGAGACCCAGAAAACTTTGGCCGACATTGACGATCATTTCGCTGAGTTCGTCCTGCCGGGCGAGCCGCTTCGAGGCGTCGTCCTGGCCGATCTGCCCCGGCAACAACGCGGCGGCGGTGACGAGAAACCCTGTGGCGGCATCCTGCCCGCAACTGTCGCCCGCGAGTTGTTCCACCACAAAGCGGTCATAAGGAGTGTCGCGGTTGAACGCGTCGATGACATAATCCCGATAGGGCCAGGCGTTTTTCCGCTCCGTGTTGACCTCGAATCCGTCCGTGTCGGCGTAGCGCACCACATCAAGCCATAATTGAGCCCAGCGCTCCCCAAAGCGGGGAGAGGCCAGGAGTCGATCGACGGTAACGTCGTAGGCCCGGGGGTCCGTGGATTGGACGAAGGCTAGAACCTCCGAGGCGTGAGGGGGCAATCCAGTCAGTACCAGATGCAAGCGTCGAAGGAGCGTGGCGCGATCGGCGGGAGGAGACGATTGAAGTCCAGCGGCGCGGAGCCCTTCTTCAACGAACGCATCGATGGGGTTCTGCGATCTTGTCTTCGCGGCGGGCACCGGCGGTCGCGAGACAGATCGAAAGGCCCAGTGCTGAGCGGGGTCGGACAGACCGGGTTCCGCGGCGCGGGTGGAGGATGAGAATGGACCCAGGCCGAGCAGGAGGCTAAGGCACCCCACCACCCACTTTATCGCGGGCGATCTCCGGAGGTCCATCAATGTCAATTCTCCCGGAAGGTGGTCCGCTCCGACAACCAGACCACGTCCGAATTGTTCGGACAATTGACGATCCACTTGGACCAGGCGTCGTCGCTGTAAAGGATCCTGGGTTTGGTCCGCGGATCCACCCACTTGTGGATCTCCGCGTGGCCGTCGGCAAAGGAGAGCCCTCCCGCGCCATTGTGCGTGCTGGCGGGCATGTCCACGAGCCGGGTGGATCCGATCTCGCTGGGAGCCCGGTAGATTACGGCGAAATCGCCGTAGTTGATGCTGTCGGGATGTTCGTCGATGAGGACGAACGCTTTG
The Verrucomicrobiota bacterium DNA segment above includes these coding regions:
- a CDS encoding DUF1553 domain-containing protein gives rise to the protein MDLRRSPAIKWVVGCLSLLLGLGPFSSSTRAAEPGLSDPAQHWAFRSVSRPPVPAAKTRSQNPIDAFVEEGLRAAGLQSSPPADRATLLRRLHLVLTGLPPHASEVLAFVQSTDPRAYDVTVDRLLASPRFGERWAQLWLDVVRYADTDGFEVNTERKNAWPYRDYVIDAFNRDTPYDRFVVEQLAGDSCGQDAATGFLVTAAALLPGQIGQDDASKRLARQDELSEMIVNVGQSFLGLTIGCARCHHHKFDPIPTRDYYSLQAILSGVRYGERASRTPSALALAREAEELKFKVAAMDDSLVRYEPPARPNSDPVPPAKPELNEARFPAQRARFVKFSVFDTATHPTLGLIEPCVDEFEIFTAGSTSSNVALASLGTKTRASGSRTSDSHQLAFLNDGRYGNSFSWMSDEAGKGWVLFEFAESQVVDRIRWSRDRDGVFKDRFPVAYAIAAGESPDQLQTVLERLPLRPPANARRNSDRFHAVSTRKLRFTISACSSLEPALDEIEVFTSGDNPLNAAPSQSGVVIKASGVYLDSPLHKPEHLIDGSYGSARNWISSTPGQGWVEIEFPREVNIDRVVWSTDRDRVVPDRVPTRYAIEILEPHGGWRRVADHTDRKEYASGAGPESGIHLSQLTPEAARSASRLMEEKRRLQSRIDALFARQRVFAGWFAEPEATRVLLRGDPEQPGEPVEPAIPAIFGSVPLNFATPEPDRRKTLAAWIRDPRHPLTARVWVNRIWQAWFGIGFVDTPNDFGVHGSRPTHPELLDWLARELMDSGWSLKRLNRLIAHSATFQQSSAIHREGLARDADNRLLWRFSARRMEAEFIRDAMLASSQELNLTMHGPGFNLFKSRGGLNGFPPVESFGHDGLRRMIYAHRVRMESESVFGAFDCPDAGQSTPRRRQSTTPLQALNLLNSPFTFDRANALAGKVRANLGDSTPPEAGVAQVYLRVLGRHPSGVELSAAEPAVREHGLALLARVLFNTTEFLLIP